From the genome of uncultured Bacteroides sp.:
TACCATTTTGTGGAATGAAATGCTTCATTGTTCCTTCAGAAATTACAGCATTATCTTTTCGCCAATGCAGAAGTTTAGAGATATAATCGAATATTTCATTTTGAATTGGAGAACGTCCTTCTCTTGTGAAAGCATTCTGTGCATCACCTGCCCATCCTCCTGGAAAGTCTTTCCGTACATATCCGTCACTTACATTTTTTCGGCCGTTCATCATAATCTCAGTGCCATAGTATAGTTGCGGAATACGTGGAATTGTAAGCAGTAATGTTACGGCTTGTTTTAATTCGGCAATATCGTTACCATCTTCCAAAAAACGATTTGTATCGTGGTTGTCAAGGAAAGCCATTACAGATGATGGGTTAGGGTAGAGGTAGTCATAAACAAAATTATTGTAAATGCGGTTTAATCCTTTCCAGTCTTCCGTGCTTTCTTCATTTTTAGCCTGATTTATTTTATCGTAAAAACTGAAATCCATTACAGTTTTCAGGTGTGAATTACGTGGCGCTGAAAGTTTGGAATCTTTTTGCCAGTAAGCTGTATATGCAGGTTCGGTTACCCATGATTCACCCACAACGTTGAAATTAGGATATTCTTCGTTTAACTCTTTCATCCATTCTGCCATAGCGTCGAAATCAGCATAAGGATATGTATCCATACGAATGCCATCGATACCTGCATATTCAATCCACCAGAAGCTGTTCTGTATAAGATAACGAAGTACGTGTGGGTTTTTCTGGTTTAAATCGGGCATTGAACGGACAAACCATCCATCGTTCATAGTTTTGAAATCATAATCCGATGCATACGGGTCTACGTGAGGCATTACTTTATAGCTAGTTTGAACAAAGTTCTTTTTGTAATCAGGAAAATTAAACCAGTCATGTGAAGGCATATCTATTAACCATGGATGTTCAGAACCGCAATGATTGAAAATCATATCCATAACTATCTTAAGACCTTTGTTATGAGCATTATCAATCAGATTCTTATATTCGTCATTAGTGCCTAATCTCGGATCTACTTTATAATAATTTGTTGCTGCATAACCATGGTATGAACCTCCTGTCATACTATTTTCCAGAACAGGAGTAAACCATAATGCAGTAACGCCTAATTCATTAAAATAGTCAAGGTGTTTCTCTATACCTGCAAGGTCTCCACCATGACGTGCATTCGGATCTTTTCTGTCGGCAGCAGAAGGCGATAATGTTTTATCATTGTCATTTGTTGCATTTCCGTTAGCAAATCTATCAGGCATAAGCATGTAAAGAACGTCTGATGAATCAAAACCAATTCTTTCAGCCCCTTTTTTAGCTCTTGTTTTTAGCTCGTAATACTTAATTTCTTTTTTATTTCCCTGAGTAAAGGTAAGTTCAATATTACCGGCCTTAACATCTTTATCAAGAGTGAGGTATACCAAAAGATAATTTGGGCTTTCTAATTTTACTATACTGCTAAGATTAACTCCGGGATAATTTACAGAAACATCGCACGAAGAGATATTCTTTCCGTATACCATCAATTGAAGTTCTGGATTCTTCATCCCTACATACCAGAAAGATGGCTCAATCTTATCTATTTTACTGGCAGCATTCATACTAACTGCTATTATAAACAAGATAAAAGATAAAAGTGTTTTTCTCATGATTAAATTAATAAATGTTACGTTTAGGCGAATGTACATAAAATATCGATGATATTCAGTTTATATTTTACTTCTCTTTATTGGAGTTTATGCAAACGTTTTCATTTATAGCATAAAAAAACGTCTGCAATTCATAAAGAAGAGCAGACGTTTTAATATAAGTGGTTTTTATTTTACATAATAAAGCCCATAAGTATTCCTGCTGCCAATGCAGCACCAATAATACCAGCTACATTTGGTCCCATGGCATGTACAGACAAATAATTAGTAGAATCATATTCCAAACCAATTTCTTCTGAAATGTTTGCTGCCAAAGGCGAAGCAATTCCGGCATTTCCAATAAGTGGATTAATCTTATGACCTTCCTTAAGGAATAAGTTTGTCAACTTAATAAATAGTATACCCGAAGCAGTTGCAATAATGATAGCTAATATACCAATGACTATTGCGAACACCGTATTTACTGTAAAGAAATTGCTTGCAGTAAGTGTTACCCCAGCTGTTAATCCTAAAAGTACAGTAACAATATCAAGCAATGTTCCGCTTACAGCTTCTGCTAAACGACGGGTAACACCACTTTCTTTAAGCAGATTACCAAAGAATAACATACCTAATAATGGCAAAGCCGAAGGTACCAATAAGCAAGTAAGTACCAACCCAACAACTGGGAATACTAACTTTTCAGTATGCGATACCTGACGAGCTGGTTTCATTTTTATAACTCTGTCATTGCTGTTGGTCAGTAAGCGCATTAACGGTGGTTGTATTACAGGTATCAGAGCAATATAAGCATAAACAGATAAAGCAACGATACCAACTAATTCTGGAGATAATTTAGATGCCAGGAATAAAGCAATAGGACCGTTTGCACTACCAATAATACTTATACCAGCTGCCTGAGCTGGATCAACACCAAGAATCATTGCAAGTATATAAGCACCGAAAATACCTAACTGAGCAGCTGCTCCGATAAGCATTAACTTAGGATTAGAAATCAGAGCAGAAAAGTCGGTCATAGCTCCAATACCTAAAAGCATTAATGGAAGATACCAACCACTTTCCAAACCTTGATATAAAACATTGAATACTGAATCATCATAAGAACCAGAATCGGCACCTATCATGAAAAGTATATTTCCTACGAGTATTCCAAAACCGATAGGAATCAATAACATTGGCTGAAAGTCTTTTTTTATTGCCAGATATATTAAACACATTCCGACAAGCAGCATAATAAGTCCGCCTGGCGTAGCGTTTGCGAATCCTGTATAACTCCAGAAGTCAGCTAAGTTATTTGATAAATATGTTCCAAGCTCTCCCATACTATTACTCAATTATGATAAGATCTGTACCTTCAAGAACAGAGTCTCCATTGTTTACATTAATAGCAGTAACTTTCCCATCTTTATCTGCATGGATATTATTCTCCATTTTCATTGCTTCAAGAATAAGAACTGTATCTCCTTTCTTAACTGTATCTCCTATTTTTACTTTGATCTCAAGAATAATACCTGGAAGCGGAGATTTTACAGCGCTCTTGTTTGATGTTGCAGCCGGACGAGAAACTACAGGCTTGCCACTTTCTGTTTTAGGAGCAGCAGCCGGACGAGTTACTGGTTTGGGAGCTACAGTTTTTTCAATTTCCACTTTGTAGGGTGTACCGTTAACTTCAACAGTAGCGATATTATTTTCATCAATGTCGTTAACCGTAACTTTATAGAGGTTTCCATTGATCTTATATTTATATTGTTTCATCTTTTATTAAATTTAAAATTAATATTGAAAATGCTTCTAACGTTTACGTGGCGTTTCTGTTAAAGTATAAATTTTAGAACTCCATGGAGAATAGTTACGTTTAACCTTATTAATGGTTAATACCATATCTTCTACATCGTGAACATTATCCTGATATTCGTGCAATGCCATTGATATTGCTGCCAATACATCTCCGGATTCCGGACCTGTAGCCTGATTTCTATCAGTAATTCCTTTAACCTTCATTGTATTCTTGTTGGATAATTGAATAGAAATATTAGCAATAATCCTGAATACAAAATAGAAAAAAATCAAACTAACAAAAATAACTATCATAGCAGCAATGGCCATTCCTATGCCTGTAGAATCGTTAGTGCGAAGGTTCTGTGCATTCGCTCCAATGCTTCCTGCAAGCAATGAAATGATTAATATCCCTTTATTTATTTTATTCATAACTTGTCGTTTTATAGTTACTTATAATGGAATATTTCCATGCTTTTTAGCCGGATTGGTTAACTTCTTAGTTTGTAATTGCTGTAAAGCACGAATAATACGGAAACGAGTATTTCTAGGTTCAATAACATCGTCAATGTAACCATATTTTGCCGCATTGTATGGATTAGCAAACAACTTGGTGTATTCTTCTTCTTTTTCAGCCATAAAGCGAATAGGATCTTCAGCTGTTTTTGCTTCTTTTGCATACAATACTTCTACTGCACCGGCACCACCCATAACTGCAATCTCAGAAGTTGGCCATGCATAGTTCATATCTCCACGAAGTTGTTTACAACTCATTACAATATGTGAACCTCCGTATGACTTTCTAAGAGTAACGGTTACTTTAGGTACTGTTGCTTCACCATAAGCGTAAAGCAGTTTAGCTCCATGAAGAATAACTCCATTGTACTCTTGTCCTGTTCCTGGCAAGAATCCCGGAACATCAACCAAAGTTACTATAGGAATATTAAATGCATCACAGAAACGAACAAAACGTCCGGCTTTACGTGAAGCGTTGCTATCAAGTACACCTGCAAGATATTTAGGCTGATTAGCCACAACGCCAACAGATTGTCCGTTAAAGCGGGCAAAACCGATTATAATATTTTTGGCATAATCTTTTTGAATTTCTAGAAACTCTCCGTTGTCAATGATCGCACCTATAACTTCATACATATCATAAGGCTTGTTTGGACTGTCAGGAACAATTTCATTTAAAGAGTCTTCTAAACGGTCTATTGGATCATCACAAGGAACAAGAGGTGATTCTTCTAAGTTGTTTTGTGGAATAAAGCTAAGTAGCTTACGAATAATAGATAAACCTTCTTCTTCTGTTTTAGCAGTAAAATGAGTTACACCTGATTTTGTAGAGTGTACACTTGCACCTCCTAAATCTTCTTGTGAAACATCTTCGCCTGTTACTGTTTTTACAACTTTAGGACCTGTAAGGAACATATAAGAAGTACCTTCCATCATTAAAGTAAAGTCTGTCAATGCCGGAGAATATACAGCTCCACCTGCACAAGGACCGAAAATTCCAGAAATTTGAGGAATAACTCCTGATGCAAGAATGTTGCGCTGGAAAATTTCAGCATATCCGCCAAGTGCGTTAATTCCTTCCTGGATACGAGCACCTCCAGAGTCATTGAGTCCAATAACCGGTGCACCCATCTTCATAGCTTGATCCATAACTTTACAGATCTTTAGTGCCATAGTTTCAGACAAAGAACCTCCGAAAACTGTGAAGTCCTGTGCGAAAACATAAACTAATCTACCTTCAATAGTTCCGTATCCGGTAACAACTCCATCACCAAGATATGATTTTTTTTCCTGACCGAAGTTTGTACATCTATGTTTTACGAACATATCCATTTCTTCAAAACTTCCATCATCTAATAATTGAGCGATTCGCTCACGTGCAGTGTATTTTCCTTTCGCGTGTTGTTTTTCAATAGCTTTTTCTCCACCACCTAAGCGAGCTTGCGTACGTAGTTCTATAAGCTCTTTTACTTTTTCAAGTTGGTTACTCATGAATTTATGATATTAAAGTTAATAAATTAGTGTTCACAAAGTTCGGTAAGTACGCCGAGGGTAGATTTAGGATGAAGGAATGCAATCTGTAATCCTTCAGCTCCTAAACGAGGTGCTTTGTCGATTATGCGGATTCCATTTGTTTCAGCTTCAGCCAAAGCGTTCGCAACTCCATCTTCAATTGCAAATGCAACATGGTGTACACCTGCTCCTTTATTTTCAATAAATTTAGCAATAGTACTATCTGGACTAGTAGGTTCCAGTAGTTCAATTTTTGTTTCTCCAACTTTTAAAAAAGCTGTTTTAACTTTTTGGTCTTCAACTACTTCTATATTGTAGCATTTCAAACCTAATACATTTTCATAATAAGGTAAAGCTTCTTCTATACTCTTTACGGCAATGCCTAAATGTTCAATGTGAGAAATCTTCATAATTATTTAATTTTTCATTGGTATTTACTATTATCCCTATGGACAAAACAGTACAAAGAAAGTCAATTACTTCTTAATAAAGAAATTTTTCAGCATTTTATTTTGGTTGTTTATGCGACTAAAATTCTAAAAGTAAACGAATATTAATTTGACGAGATGTAAGGTAATTAGGGACGGCATATTGGTTATTCGATATATCGGTGACCCAATAGTAGGAATTTACGTTGTTGATACCTAGCAAATTGAATATATCTATTCCAATCCACATGTTGCGAATATGGCGGCTGATACGCCCACGATAGTCTCCATCTTCGTTGTCAATAATTTGTCTGGACATGCCAATATCTACTCTCTTATATGGCGGAGTTCGAAATACTATTTCTTCTCTTCCGGAATGCGGAGGACCAAAAGGAAGCCCGTCAGCCAAGGTGGCTTTTAAGTTCATTTTCCATTTTTTATTTCCGGGGAAGTAGTCGCTGAAGAAAAATGAGAGGTTGTATCTCTGGTCGGTAGGACGCGGAATCCATTTTTTATTTATCTGTTCTTCAGTTTTCATTAATGAAAGACAAAGCCAGGAGTCTGTGCCCTGAACAAATTCTCCGAATAATTTCATATCAATACCTGTTGCATATCCACTGGCCATATTCTTACCGTAGTAGCTTATGTGCACATTGTTAACATTGTAAGGAATCAGATCATCCAGTTTCTTATAATAAAGTTCAGTGGTGAATTTAAATGGTCTGCCAAGGGCTCTGAATCTATAATCTCCGGCCAATACAAAATGAATGGATCTTTGAGATTTTATATCTTTATTAAGTGTTACGGTTGCATTCCCATTTATGGTGGTAGTATCCCTAAACTCTTTGTAGAAAGGAGCCTGATAATAAACTCCTGATGCGGCACGGAAAGTCAGATCTTCATTAAACCTTGGAATAAGCGCTATGGAAGTACGTGGACTGAAGATAAATTCTTTGTTCCAGTTCCAATAACTTCCCCGCACTCCAATGTTGAAAGTTAATAACCCAATATTTGAGGAAAACTTATATACATCTTGTGCATAAAATGAAAAACGGTCACTTCTTATTTTATTTTTTGAAGCCAGACTATAAATCAATTCAACGTCATAGCTTGTGTGAGGAAGAGAATAACCTGCCGAGTCTCTCATTTCCCATTCACGGAGTTTATCTTTTATAAATTCCTTTTTTAATTCTAGTCCCCATTTAATTTGATTACTATGAATCTTATGACTTCCTGAGATAGAGTAATTTTGTACATCTGCGTTCAAATAATTACGGGCATGTTCCATATATGTTCCTACACCAATGGTTTCTGTATCATTAGTAGTTGCAGTAGATGTACTTCCATTTAAGGAACTTAACCAATATTCTCCTGTAATATCGTAAGTTTCTTGTTCTTTTGTATGAAAAGCAGACCCGATAAATGAAATATCATTGTAGGGATTAAGATGGTAGGTGATGCTTCCTGAACCGAAATAAGTTTGAAACAAATCTCTTTCCTGTCCTCCGAAATATACTTTGAACTCTTGAATAGCCGAAATTGTTCCGAATTTTGTATTCCGGTCTTTTGGTTTGAAATTATATTTGTTTTGTGATATGTTACCGATAACCCCAAACTCCCAACGCTTATTGGGAGCCCAGTTTATATAAGTCTGGTAATCAAGGAAAGCAGGATCATATTCACCTTTAGTTTCCAAACTACCTAAAAGATAACGATTGGTTTTATAGCGAATGCCGTTAGTCATGGAAAAATGTTTGGTAGCAAACCCTACATAAGCACTAGCTCCTAATAAACTGGTAGATACAGATCCTTCCAAATGTTCCGGCTTCTTATAGGTTATATCCAGAACAGAAGACATTTTATCTCCATATTTTGATTCATAACCTCCCGAAGAAAAACCTATCTCTTGTACCATGTCCGGATTTATAAAGCTAAGCCCTTCTTGTTGCCCGGAGCGAATTAATAATGGCCGATAGATTTCCACTCCGTTTACATAGACAATATTCTCATCAAAGCTACCTCCCCGCACATTATATTGAGAGCTTAATTCGTTATGCGAACTTACTCCAGCCTGTGTAGCAATTAAAGATTCAATATTTCCTCCCGAAGCATCCGGCATAAGCTTTCTATCTTTAGCTTTAATTCTTTCAGTCATTCCAGTTTGCCTCTTTGCTTCTGTTACAGTAACTTCTCCTAGTTCATATCCGGAATTAAGTAGTATAACGTTAAGTGTGATTTCGCCTTTGGGATTCTTTAATACTCTTTTCTTTGTATTATATCCCAGCATGGAATAAACAATAACTACACTATCTTTTGATGGAACGGTTAATGAATAATGGCCTCTTAGATCAGTTACGGTACCTGTTATCTGCCCCTGAATTCGTACATTGGCTATCTCTATTGGATTATTATCCTGATCCATTACGATTCCGGAGACTTTGGCTGTTCCCTGAGCTATAATTGCTGTAGGAAAGAATATTATTATAAGTGCCAGAAGTGCACAGTACTTCATATTGATGCGTTCTTTTTATGCACAGAATACTCCGTGCTATCATATAGAGATAATAACGTAAAAAAAAGGTTATGTGTATATTCTAACAAAAAAATTATTTAAGAAAGACCATTTGAGTCTGAACCAGCGGCGTGAACTTTTTTGCTGACCGCCAAAGCGAAGAACAAAATCGCGGTATCCATGTTTCTTGAAAGGTAATCCTACATCCATATATTCCAAATGTTCATAACCCTCTTTCTGTGCAAATTTTAAGGCTTCCCAAATAGCTAGTACTCCGGGATATAGTTTTTTATATGTTTTTTTAAGACCTCCAGAAAATAACAGGTATGCATTTGTTTTAGAAAAGACAAGTACAGAACCTCCAATTATTTTATCCTTGTATTTCACAATGAATATTCTACCCATTCCGCTGTGTACAGCTTTCTCATCGAAATATTCAAAGTATTCAATACAAGGGAAGTTTTTACGAATGTTATACGAATAGTTCATTTTAAGCATCTGTGAGAAAGCACGAATCTCTTCAATACTTTTCGCCTCTTTAACATACGCCCCATTGGTATATCCTTTTTTGATTTGTCTTCTACGAGAAACACTAACTCTATCTAGCAAGTCGGAAGTTTTGTGCAGAGAACTTCTTACTTGCATCCAGTTAATAGGAAAGTATTGATTCTTACGAAAAGTTTTGTAACCGAATAATGAGTTTTCCAGATTCCTGAATATTAATATGAAAGATTCCTGGATTCCGATATCTGTTATATACTCAAGCATTTTATCAAAAATGACTTCAGAGCTTATCTCATCATCAAAATATTCTCCGGTTCCATAAATTTCGCATCTGCGAATAAAGCTTGGTGGAATTAAGCGAATACATTTTCTGAGAACAGTCAGTATCTTGGCAATAGGCTTTGTTCCATTATAAGCTACAACCAGAATAGGAGTGTAGCCTGGAGTTGCTTCATAAATCTGAAACATCTCTTTGGAATAAAATACATTATCTCCAGGTAAGTCTGGAATATCATATGCGTGATAATATGTAAGAAGCTTAAATACCATATAGTTGCAAATTTATATTTTTTTACCAACAAATCAAATTCCTCGTTGTATATTTGTCGGTTAATAACGAATATGCAGATATAATTATGGAACAATTCAGTGAATTGATAAAGAACAGACGTAGTACCAGAAAGTTTACATCTGAGGAACTGAAACAAGAAGAAGTGGTGAGCTTACTAAAAGCAGCTTTAATGTCCCCCTCATCCAAACGTACAAATCCCTGGCAATTTATAGTTGTTGATGATAAAGAAACATTGGCAAAACTGGCAAAGTGCAAAGATAAAAGTGCAGACTTTATAGCAGAAGCAGCATTGGCTATTGTTGTTGCTGCCGATCCATTAGCTAGTGATGTATGGATTGAAGATGCTTCTATCGCCTCTATTATGATTCAATTGCAGGCTGAAGATTTAGGGTTAGGAAGTTGCTGGGTGCAAGTTCGTGAACGATTTACTGCTACCGGAATGTCTTCCGATGAATATGTGCATGGTATATTGGATATCCCGTTACAACTTCAGGTTCTGTCGGTTATAGCTATAGGACATAAAGGAATGGAACGCAAACCTTTTAATGAGGAACATTTGCAGTGGGAGAAGATACATATTAATAAATATGAAGGAAAATAAAATCGTTTTTATTGGAGCGGGAAATCTGGCAACTAATCTTGCAGAAGCTTTCCATGACCAGCATATCAAAATAGCTCAGATCTACAGCCGAACTGAAGATTCTGCTAAAACTTTAGCAAAAGCTGTTGAGGCTGATTATACAACAGAGCTCGAAAGTGTTATCAATGATGCCGATATTTATATTGTAGCATTGAAAGACGATGCCTTGGTGGAACTTATGCTTCAGATTATAGCGGGTAAAGAAAATGCTTTAATGGCGCATACTTCAGGTAGTTTACCATTGAATATCTGGCCGGAATCGGTAAAACGGAAAGGTGTTTTTTATCCGCTTCAGACTTTTAGTAAACAACGAAAGGTTGATTTCCTGAATATTCCGACTTTTATTGAAAGCAATAACTCTGCAGATAACCTACTTCTAAAAGAATTAGCAAGTTGTGTAACCAATAATGTTAGTGAACTTTCGTCGGAAAAACGCAGGCAAATTCATTTGGCTGCTGTTTTTGCCTGTAATTTTACTAATCACATGTATGCCCTTGCAGAAAAATTACTTCAACAATATGGAATGCCATTTAATTATATGCTTCCGTTAATTGAAGAGACTGAAAGGAAAGCGCAAGTTCTTTCACCTAAAGAAGCACAAACTGGTCCGGCTGTGCGTTATGATGAGAAGATTATTAATAAGCATCTGGAGCTATTATCTAACGAACCTGAAATGCAGGAAATTTATAAATTGATTAGTAAGAGCATACATAAACTATGAGTACTATAAATTACGATTTAAAGAAAATAAAAGCAATGGCTTTTGATGTGGATGGAGTATTGAGTCCTGAGACTATTCCATTGCATCCAAGCGGAGAGCCAATGCGTTGCGTAAATATCAAAGATGGATATGCAATTCAGCTGGCTGTAAAGCATGGATTACTTGTGGCAATTATTACTGGCGGTAGGACAAATGCCGTACGCGTTCGTTTTGAAGGACTGGGAGTAAAGGACCTTTATCTGGGATCGAGCATAAAGATCAACGATTATAACGATTTTAAGAATAAGTATAATCTTACTGATGAAGAAATTCTTTTTATGGGAGATGATATTCCTGATTTGGAAGTACTTCAAACCTGCGGACTACCTTGTTGCCCCTCCGATGCTGCTCCTGAAGTGAAAGCTGCTTCAATGTATATTTCACATAAAAATGGCGGGTATGGTTGTGGACGTGATGTTGTAGAGCAAGTGTTGAAGGCTCAGGGAAAATGGATGAATGGAGAAGCTTTTGGCTGGTAAAAGAATGGAATTAAGAATGCTGGATAATTTAAGTAAATACAAAATAATACTTGCATCGAACTCTCCCAGAAGAAAAGAGTTGATGACTGGATTAGGAATAAAATATTCTGTAAAAACATTACCCGATATAGATGAGTCGTACCCCGAAACCTTGGTAGGAGGGGAGATTCCTGTTTATATAGCCAAAGGAAAGGCAGATGCTTATATGCATCTTATCAAGCCCGATCAGCTTATAATCACAGCTGACACAATAGTTTGGCTGGATGGCAAAGTTCTTGGTAAACCTCAGGATATGGATGAGGCTAGAGAAATGCTAAGAAGTCTTTCGGGTAAAACACATCAGGTGTATACAGGTGTTTGTCTTACAACGAAAACATTTCAAAGAAGTTTCTCATCGGTGAGCGATGTTACATTTGCTACATTAACCGATGAAGAAATAGACTATTATGTAGATCAGTATCTCCCAATGGATAAAGCCGGGGCTTATGGTGTTCAGGAATGGATTGGCTATATTGGGGTAGAGAACATCTCCGGATCGTACTTTAATGTTATGGGATTACCTATTCAACGACTGTATCGTGAATTGAAGACTTTATAACAAACGGGAACTTATATAAGAAAATCCGGACTATGCTTCTAAAAGCTAATAGCCCGGATTTTTTTTATTCTTTGAATTGCTTGTATATATTTTAAACTGGTGGTGACAAACTTTAATAAAAACTTCTTTTATATGTCTTGGTATAAAATTTAGCACCCCCACTACCAAAGGATTTCAGAAGGTACCCCCTTGTTACCCCCTCAATTTATTCTAGTTATATTTCCATTTTTTGAAGGGATATGGAATAAAAACTAAATTTTTACGATAACTATCTGATATACTTATGTATAACAGCCTTGTTTTATATTCTTTTATTGAAAATCCTTCAATAAATTCTTTTATAGATGTGTATAAAAATTATTTATATATTCTTATCGGTAATACCTTAACAAGTCTAGCATTAGCGGAATATCATCCTCTTTAATGCCTTGTTTAATCAAGTCTTCTTTATCTTTATTAAACAGTTCGAGGAATGACTCCTGATTATCACTCATAGCCAGACTTGTAGCATACATTTTTACGGCTTTCTCTAACTGTCCCAAACTCCAGGCCACATGACCCGCATTCAGATAGTCCAGCAATTGAGTCTCTTTTTCCAGTAACTTATGGTAGTACTTCATAGCCTGCTCGTGTTTTCCAATAACGAAAGAACACCAGGCAATTGCACGCCATATCTTAGGTAATTCGGGATCAATGTAATCAACCTTGAAGAAATAGTTCAAAGCTTCGTCATATCGTTTTAGTCCCACCAGGCAGTGACCTATCTGTGTAAGCACATTCAGATTGTCCGGTTGAGCAGCTTCAACTTTCTGATAATAAAGAAGTGCCTTATCCAATTGGTTTAGCTGGCGGTAACACATAGCCAGATGCCTGTTTGTCCAGATACTGTCGGGCTTCAGAATATCAGCTTGCAGATAAGCCTCAATTGCTTTCTCATAGCCTTTGTTCTTTTGCATGCAATA
Proteins encoded in this window:
- a CDS encoding GNAT family N-acetyltransferase; this translates as MVFKLLTYYHAYDIPDLPGDNVFYSKEMFQIYEATPGYTPILVVAYNGTKPIAKILTVLRKCIRLIPPSFIRRCEIYGTGEYFDDEISSEVIFDKMLEYITDIGIQESFILIFRNLENSLFGYKTFRKNQYFPINWMQVRSSLHKTSDLLDRVSVSRRRQIKKGYTNGAYVKEAKSIEEIRAFSQMLKMNYSYNIRKNFPCIEYFEYFDEKAVHSGMGRIFIVKYKDKIIGGSVLVFSKTNAYLLFSGGLKKTYKKLYPGVLAIWEALKFAQKEGYEHLEYMDVGLPFKKHGYRDFVLRFGGQQKSSRRWFRLKWSFLNNFFVRIYT
- a CDS encoding nitroreductase family protein, whose amino-acid sequence is MEQFSELIKNRRSTRKFTSEELKQEEVVSLLKAALMSPSSKRTNPWQFIVVDDKETLAKLAKCKDKSADFIAEAALAIVVAADPLASDVWIEDASIASIMIQLQAEDLGLGSCWVQVRERFTATGMSSDEYVHGILDIPLQLQVLSVIAIGHKGMERKPFNEEHLQWEKIHINKYEGK
- a CDS encoding Rossmann-like and DUF2520 domain-containing protein; this translates as MLINMKENKIVFIGAGNLATNLAEAFHDQHIKIAQIYSRTEDSAKTLAKAVEADYTTELESVINDADIYIVALKDDALVELMLQIIAGKENALMAHTSGSLPLNIWPESVKRKGVFYPLQTFSKQRKVDFLNIPTFIESNNSADNLLLKELASCVTNNVSELSSEKRRQIHLAAVFACNFTNHMYALAEKLLQQYGMPFNYMLPLIEETERKAQVLSPKEAQTGPAVRYDEKIINKHLELLSNEPEMQEIYKLISKSIHKL
- a CDS encoding HAD-IIIA family hydrolase; the protein is MSTINYDLKKIKAMAFDVDGVLSPETIPLHPSGEPMRCVNIKDGYAIQLAVKHGLLVAIITGGRTNAVRVRFEGLGVKDLYLGSSIKINDYNDFKNKYNLTDEEILFMGDDIPDLEVLQTCGLPCCPSDAAPEVKAASMYISHKNGGYGCGRDVVEQVLKAQGKWMNGEAFGW
- a CDS encoding Maf-like protein, whose protein sequence is MLDNLSKYKIILASNSPRRKELMTGLGIKYSVKTLPDIDESYPETLVGGEIPVYIAKGKADAYMHLIKPDQLIITADTIVWLDGKVLGKPQDMDEAREMLRSLSGKTHQVYTGVCLTTKTFQRSFSSVSDVTFATLTDEEIDYYVDQYLPMDKAGAYGVQEWIGYIGVENISGSYFNVMGLPIQRLYRELKTL